TATAGCTATTATCCTGCATCCTTTTTCTGTATTATCATCTTTAAATATCTCTCTTAATCCTTGCGCTTGATCCTTCATATGCTATTACCTCAACAAACTATCTATAAGTTTTTCCGGATTAAACAACTCTATATCATCAGGCACATTTTGACCGGTAGCAATATATCTCAAAGGATGTGAGCTTATATAACAAGTGTTGAATATTATTCCATGCTTCTCTGTCTCGTCTAGCTTAGTAAATATAACTTTATAATCATCTATAAAATTATAACTTTGCAATAAATTTTTAATGCTGGAAAACCTAGTTACACAGCTTAACACTAGGAAAATTTCATTTGCTCCACTAGCAGCAATCAAATTATTTATTTCCATTATATTTTCTTGTTTATTCATATTTTTACCTGCTGTATCGATCATAATTATTTCTTTACCATTGTACTTTTTTACCGCTTTTTCCATCTCCTGCGGAGAATAGACTACTTCTAGTGGGAGTCCCATTATATCTGCATAGGTCTTTAACTGCTGTACTGCTGCTATTCTATAAGTATCAGCTGTAATCAATCCAACACTTTTTTTATATTTTATAGAATATATTGCTGCCAGCTTGGCCAATGTAGTTGTTTTTCCAACTCCTGTCGGTCCTAAAAATAGACAAATATTTTTATCCGCAGGCAAAAATCCAGATTGATATTTTAAATATGAATTAATAACTTTTTTAATGCTTTCTTCCCTATCCCCCGGCATGCTTTCCGCTTGGGCTATTAAAGATTCAGCAATATGCTTTTCTACTTCATTGCTAATCAGCTTTTTATATATTTCATCCTTATTATGTTGAATAGTAGGTTTATCATATTGGCTTATTCTGTTATCTATTTGGTACAATTTCTTCTCAATCTCATCTAACCTGGCATTTTTTGCAGGATTTGCAGCTGCGGATTGGTCTACGGCAGCAAGGATTTCCACCCAAGGTTTAGAAAAAAAGCCTAAAAAACCACCGGTCTTTATTTTACGCGTATTTAGAATGATTGCATCATTCCCCAGTTCCTTTTTCACTTTTTCCAGTGCTTCTTTATTAGTTTTAGCAAGATACCTTTTAATTCTCATTTCAAATGTTCACCATCCCTACTGCTTTGATTTCTATACCGGGCTCAATTTCATTATAAGACAAGACAGTTAATTCCGGATATACTTGTTCTATGATTTTTTTAAAATAAATCCTTACTATCGGAGAAGTTAAAATTATAGGGATTCCGGATAAAGTATTAAGTCTTTCAATTTGTTCAGCCAAATTATCGATAATCTTTTGTGTGATTTCAGGATCCATTGAAAGA
The nucleotide sequence above comes from Clostridia bacterium. Encoded proteins:
- a CDS encoding DEAD/DEAH box helicase family protein yields the protein MRIKRYLAKTNKEALEKVKKELGNDAIILNTRKIKTGGFLGFFSKPWVEILAAVDQSAAANPAKNARLDEIEKKLYQIDNRISQYDKPTIQHNKDEIYKKLISNEVEKHIAESLIAQAESMPGDREESIKKVINSYLKYQSGFLPADKNICLFLGPTGVGKTTTLAKLAAIYSIKYKKSVGLITADTYRIAAVQQLKTYADIMGLPLEVVYSPQEMEKAVKKYNGKEIIMIDTAGKNMNKQENIMEINNLIAASGANEIFLVLSCVTRFSSIKNLLQSYNFIDDYKVIFTKLDETEKHGIIFNTCYISSHPLRYIATGQNVPDDIELFNPEKLIDSLLR